In one Molothrus ater isolate BHLD 08-10-18 breed brown headed cowbird chromosome 6, BPBGC_Mater_1.1, whole genome shotgun sequence genomic region, the following are encoded:
- the ASCL2 gene encoding achaete-scute homolog 2, producing the protein MNGGALPPLPPAAARGRRRPASPELLRCKRRLAFAALPGTGAAAAAAVARRNERERNRVRLVNLGFAALRQHVPHGAASKKMSKVETLRSAVEYIRALQRLLDEHDSAASFPDGRGRVAVGEVGGGGGGYSSASPSFASSAPGSPCSSEESGYDVALSPEERELLDFTSWLGSY; encoded by the coding sequence ATGAACGGCGGGGCTctgccgccgctgccccccGCCGCAGCCCGCGGCCGCCGGCGGCCCGCCTCCCCCGAGCTGCTGCGCTGCAAGCGCCGCCTGGCTTTCGCCGCCCTGCCGGGCaccggggcggcggcggcggccgccgtGGCCCGTCGGAACGAGCGGGAGCGCAACCGCGTGCGGCTCGTCAACCTGGGCTTCGCCGCCCTCCGCCAGCACGTCCCCCACGGCGCCGCCAGCAAGAAGATGAGCAAGGTGGAGACCCTCCGCTCCGCCGTCGAGTACATCCGCGCCCTGCAGCGGCTCCTCGACGAGCACGACTCCGCCGCCTCTTTCCCCGACGGCCGCGGGCGCGTGGCCGTCGGGGAAgttggcggcggcggcggcggctaCTCCTCCGCTTCTCCCTCCTTCGCATCCTCCGCGCCCGGCTCGCCGTGCTCCTCCGAGGAGAGCGGCTACGACGTGGCGCTGAGCCCCGAGGAGCGGGAGCTGCTGGACTTCACCAGCTGGCTGGGGAGCTACTGA